The sequence CCCCGAGCACGAGTACCGCGTGCAGTACAACGAGACCGACTTCGCCTTCATCTGCCGGATGTTGGAAGAAGCGGGCATCACGTACTACTTCACGCATGAACCGACCGTCACGAAGCTGGTTTTGACGGACGAACCCACGGCTCCTGGTCCGCGTCCCGCTCTGCCCTTCGTGGACAATCCAAACCAGGAAGCTGAAAAAGAGTTCGTCACCAGAGTCAAGCTCACGCAGAAGGTCACCCCCGGTCGCTTCACGTTCCGCGACTTCGACTTCCGCAAAAACCTCGATTACCAACTCTTCGCCGAAGCTCGCGCGAAGACCGAGCTTGCGTACGAGCAGTATCACTACGAGCCAGGTTCGTTTTGGGTCGAGCCGGGACTGGGCGGAGACACGCCGGTCGCCGATGACAGGGGTATCGCTCGGACAAACGAGAAGGAAGGCAAGGCGCGCGTCACGCGGGAGCTCGATGCGGCGCGACGAGCTCGGCGCGTGGTGGCGTTCAAGACAAACGTCGTGGATTTGTCCCCCGGATCCTTGATGACGATCACGCCGCATCCGCGCGGAGACATCTCGGGCAAGAAATTGCTAGTCATTGAGAGCAACATCGAAGGCACGCCCGACGACGAGTGGACGATGACGGGCGAGGCGGTTTATTCGGACGTACCGTATCGGCCCGAGCGGCTCACGCAGAGGCCGCGTGTGCAAGGCGTGCAAAGCGCGGTCGTCGTGGGCCCCGCCGGCGAAGAGATCCACGTCGACGAATTCGGCCGCATTCGCGTGCAGTTCCATTGGGATCGCGAAGGCAGCTACAACGACGGCAGCTCCTGCTGGATCCGCGTGAGCCAAGGTTGGGCGGGCGCAGGTTACGGTCTGCTGAACTTGCCGCGCGTGGGTCAAGAGGTTCTCGTCGAATTTTTCGAGGGCGATCCTGACAGGCCCGTCGTCACGGGGCGCGTCTTCAGCCAAACCCGGCAAGTCCTCTACAAACTGCCCGACAACAAAACCAAGAGCGGTTGGAAGAGTGAAACATCGCCAGGTGCTGGCGGCTTCAACGAGCTGTCCTTCGAAGATGCGAAGGGGCGCGAAGAGATCCACTTCCAGGCGCAAAAGGATTTCACCGAGCTTGTCAAGAACAATCAGAGCTCGACGGTGCTCAATAATCGGTCGGCGAGCATCACTTCAAACGACTCGGTAAGTGTTGGAGCCAACCAGAGCTTCAGCGTGATCGAGAATCAGAGCCACACGATTGGCAAGGTGCAGAGCAACAACATTGGCATTGCTCGAAGCTCGGTCATTGGCAAAGCGGATACGGTGAGCGCGGGAGAGCTCATCAGCGCGCAGGTGGGCACGCTGGGCGTTGGGTATTCGCTCG is a genomic window of Polyangiaceae bacterium containing:
- the tssI gene encoding type VI secretion system tip protein VgrG: MPLLELSFASGEDSLSVRHFAIREEISTLFEVDILARSPLDEIDLESIVDNGAGFGFNSGVAWLTTTNRVWTGICSHMELVQTESMGLSTYFIKIVPALWRTTLRRNNRIFQHQTIPDIVQKVLTEWQIEPVLKLSASYPEHEYRVQYNETDFAFICRMLEEAGITYYFTHEPTVTKLVLTDEPTAPGPRPALPFVDNPNQEAEKEFVTRVKLTQKVTPGRFTFRDFDFRKNLDYQLFAEARAKTELAYEQYHYEPGSFWVEPGLGGDTPVADDRGIARTNEKEGKARVTRELDAARRARRVVAFKTNVVDLSPGSLMTITPHPRGDISGKKLLVIESNIEGTPDDEWTMTGEAVYSDVPYRPERLTQRPRVQGVQSAVVVGPAGEEIHVDEFGRIRVQFHWDREGSYNDGSSCWIRVSQGWAGAGYGLLNLPRVGQEVLVEFFEGDPDRPVVTGRVFSQTRQVLYKLPDNKTKSGWKSETSPGAGGFNELSFEDAKGREEIHFQAQKDFTELVKNNQSSTVLNNRSASITSNDSVSVGANQSFSVIENQSHTIGKVQSNNIGIARSSVIGKADTVSAGELISAQVGTLGVGYSLDKDQNITITNSVASIVFTKDGISIDSKGALLLTADGVLKLSGETVYIDGIPNVYVNCDSALAATVPTMDPAQSPAPPGGPGTGGETIDPQSKLSGQGTVEEPGGFKEVSMFLGAMPPPANPNGAPSAISIGAGVAAAIGAAVMGAGAVTDAAEAMKSALNLDMATKAIQMYGQVKNVIEGGPGALLQTPPGQKLLGAVLTNPITGSVTGKDIAGLLSAGNEAGIFHLGKVGGAVASAAAGAALPSGVQQYMALRTQAAGQVVDGDAVNNAIAHNLALGYKPMDARAVALEQHGVALYQGDGAGVFNKIIPGMPVG